The following proteins come from a genomic window of Bradysia coprophila strain Holo2 unplaced genomic scaffold, BU_Bcop_v1 contig_138, whole genome shotgun sequence:
- the LOC119073991 gene encoding CLIP-associating protein isoform X7: MAYHKPQNIDDFVLLMAKADMRVKAQLAEDLVAYLSDMENSIVSNDLGLLVDNLMPWLIGSHFKIAQRALEAFTELIGRLGQDFSAYTPTVLPQVVDRLGDSRETVREKAQLLLFKLMESRVLLPQQLLDKLIYCFKHKNSKIREEFLQTIVSTLNEYGTQSLSVKAYIQPIVSLLGDPTSTVRDAAIQTLVEIYKHVGDKLRIDLRKKDIHPTKMAALEHKFDEVRQDGLLLPSALRSAMEPDETDTPSAAKPRIMKRTPATLPCPKKLTLDIATPGDAGAVTWEVFEASFEVVPQLTIFSPKDIEDNLKAMNVIIGNKNMDWEKRVDALRKIRSLLIMDQAIFSTYFKDLSIAFLDILKELRSQVIREACITIAFMSKTLKSKLDGFCVYIVQELINLVPNSVKVIASAGSIALKFVIKYTHAPKLIPIITQNLIQSKSKDIRSNLCEILGLLFDDWAPRSMEKYLPNLKESLIKGIADADSDARKYSRRNFWSFKRHFPDAGDQIYSNLDPSVQRALDRERDTATNGTGGSMSASLRGSNSSLNSMPGSVITGFRSISAVDTAAVQRARARAQYSNMARMKVTAGTASLQGQMAQQARAKKLVNNVATPQQASPEHRSVSRRTSGVSQSQPASRSTSPSSRSQYSTYSGYRQTGTIPKKSSGIPRSVSNSRETSPTRTPMGSIKRLPYQTSSPRRDRPPINPTRPVLAQKILQASREAENALADALSPDDFDPSSEMGRLNLNRKVSRDESDESEASSVCSERSFDSYRRNDSGSWNGSRNKLDSQRLIEDIDTIIVYCSSTHWGERKDGLTSLTTYLSDGNILTPDQLQTVLDLFRKMFMDSHTKVYALFLDSVNELILSHSNDLHDWLFILLTRLFNKLGTELLGSMHGKIWKTLQLVHEYFPPDLQMHASFRIICDAAQTPSTKTKIAQLKFLTDLATTYCTATEFPTQSPADKAITKIVQMAVDQKSLELRNQARSCIISLYNCSTPNMTAFLSGMPKNFQDTAKTIIQQHLRRSTSGNNSPSSPLTSQSPKLLLSPNQGPLSLQNYSSQRSRQSSVESQPMNTEEVYRNLRKTTAEIQNYSFETKLDRDSNSKDSGISQMCDQQADHLSLVTGLNGHMLMKKDDSCNGSKSQSATTTESNTPENTVRLDTIDANHKTLTSQKYVANFVVSQTGELIFDGDLEESEIVKTATMLSLDSPTDATLQVLNNLGDCIRHGNCELPIKHFKAIMKALLILVDSPQHEIVIAVIKVLAKIMRSEPMKLTWLNFLELLLLKIIDCYKMSKETSREIDFILPRIANHLPFEPTFNILYSIIGTGEYPTNLCAIKLLTELVDAKGTGITDKQLDSIMSVLALRTDENQSMVRKAAVFCIVRLYVRLGEERVRPKFSLLNSSKIRLLDVYIAKYQQQSLKQSS, translated from the exons ATGGCATATCataaaccacaaaacataGACGACTTTGTGCTGTTAATGGCCAAAGCAGATATGCGAGTGAAGGCCCAATTGGCCGAAGATCTTGTTGCTTATCTGAGTGatatggaaaattcaattgtgtCAAATGATTTGGGATTACTGGTGGATAACTTGATGCCATGGTTGATTGGAAGTCATTTTAAG ATTGCACAGCGAGCCCTCGAAGCTTTCACAGAACTAATTGGTAGACTTGGTCAAGACTTTAGCGCATACACACCAACCGTTTTACCGCAAGTGGTCGATCGGTTAGGTGACAGCCGTGAGACTGTACGAGAAAAAGCACAACTTCTGCTCTTCAAATTGATGGAAAGTCGTGTGCTGTTGCCACAACAACTGTTggacaaattaatttattgcttcaaacacaaaaattccaaaatacGAGAAGAATTCCTCCAAACTATCGTCAGCACGTTGAATGA aTACGGCACACAATCGCTGTCAGTGAAAGCCTATATTCAGCCAATAGTTTCACTACTTGGAGATCCAACGTCTACTGTTCGTGATGCTGCAATTCAAACTCTAGTAGAGATTTACAAACATGTTG GTGATAAGCTTCGCATAGACTTAAGGAAAAAGGATATTCATCCAACAAAAATGGCGGCATTGGAACACAAATTCGACGAAGTTCGTCAAGACGGCCTTTTACTACCATCAGCCCTGAGAAGCGCCATGGAACCGGATGAAACAGACACACCTTCTGCGGCGAAGCCCAGAATAATGAAACGCACACCAGCAACACTCCCGTGCCCTAAAAAGTTGACTCTAGACATTGCCACTCCCGGTGATGCTGGTGCAGTGACATGGGAAGTATTTGAGGCTTCGTTTGAAGTGGTGCCGCAATTAACGATCTTTAGTCCGAAAGATATTGAAGACAATCTGAAAGCCATGAACGTTATTATCGGTAACAAGAATATGGACTGGGAGAAACGGGTCGACGCATTGCGTAAAATTCGGTCGTTGTTGATTATGGATCAGGCTATATTCAGTACATACTTCAAAGATCTGTCGATCGCTTTTCTGGACATTTTGAAAGAGCTTCGGTCGCAAGTGATTCGCGAGGCATGCATAACGATAGCATTTATGAGCAAGACGCTCAAATCAAAACTGGACGGTTTCTGCGTTTACATTGTTCAAGAATTGATAAATCTGGTACCCAATTCGGTGAAGGTCATCGCATCCGCTGGTTCCATTGCGCTGAAATTCGTCATCAAATACACTCACGCACCGAAACTCATACCGATTATCACACAGAATCTCATCCAATCAAAGTCAAAAGATATTCGCTcaaatttgtgtgaaattcTCGGTTTATTGTTCGACGATTGGGCGCCGCGTTCGATGGAGAAATATTTGCCAAATTTGAAGGAAAGTCTTATCAAAGGGATTGCCGATGCGGATTCCGATGCCAGGAAATACAGCAGAAG AAATTTCTGGAGTTTCAAACGTCATTTTCCGGATGCTGGCGACCAAATCTATTCGAACTTGGATCCGTCCGTGCAACGGGCATTGGACCGTGAACGGGACACCGCAACAAACGGTACAGGTGGTTCAATGAGTGCTAGTCTACGTGGCAGTAATTCAAGTCTTAACTCAATGCCTGGTAGTGTTATAA CTGGTTTTCGCAGTATATCCGCAGTCGACACAGCAGCTGTTCAACGAGCGAGAGCACGAGCGCAGTACTCGAATATGGCTAGGATGAAGGTTACAGCCGGTACAGCTTCGTTAC AGGGACAAATGGCCCAACAAG CTCGAGCGAAGAAACTTGTAAACAATGTTGCAACGCCGCAACAAGCTTCGCCAGAACACCGATCTGTTTCCCGGCGCACTTCTGGTGTGTCACAGTCACAAC CTGCATCGCGAAGCACATCACCGTCGTCTCGGTCACAGTACAGCACCTATTCTGGCTATCGACAAACTGGTACTATTCCCAAGAAATCTTCTGGCATTCCACGATCCGTATCAAACTCACGCGAAACGAGTCCAACTCG GACGCCAATGGGTTCCATTAAACGTTTGCCGTATCAGACAAGTAGTCCTCGTAGAGATCGTCCACCGATCAATCCAACTCGACCGGTTCTGGCGCAGAAAATTCTTCAAGCTAGTCGTGAGGCAGAAAATGCACTGGCCGATGCTCTG TCACCCGATGATTTTGATCCGTCGTCGGAAATGGGCCGCCTGAATTTGAATCGAAAAGTATCTCGCGATGAATCGGATGAAAGTGAAGCGTCGTCAGTGTGTTCGGAAAGGAGTTTTGATTCGTACAGACGGAATGAT TCTGGGTCGTGGAATGGATCAAGAAATAAGCTGGACAGTCAAAGGTTGATCGAAGACATCGACACGATAATTGTGTATTGCTCATCCACGCATTGGGGTGAACGAAAAGATGGACTCACCAGCTTGACTACTTATTTGTCGGACGGAAACATATTGACACCGGACCAGTTGCAG ACCGTTTTGGATTTGTTTCGGAAAATGTTCATGGACAGTCACACCAAGGTCTACGCCCTATTTCTGGACAGCGTCAATGAACTGATTCTGTCTCACTCGAATGACCTACACGATTGGCTGTTCATTTTACTCACACGGCTATTCAATAAGTTGGGCACAGAGCTGTTGGGCTCGATGCATGGCAAAATTTGGAAGACGCTGCAACTGGTGCACGAATATTTTCCGCCGGATTTGCAAATGCACGCTTCATTCAG AATAATCTGCGATGCGGCCCAGACTCCATCAACGAAAACGAAGATTGCACAGCTAAAGTTTCTGACGGATTTGGCGACCACCTATTGCACAGCCACCGAATTTCCCACTCAATCACCAGCTGACAAAGCAATAACGAAAATCGTACAAATGGCCGTTGATCAGAAAAGTTTGGAATTGCGGAACCAGGCACGATCCTGCATCATTTCATTGTATAATTGCAGCACACCGAAT ATGACCGCGTTCCTGTCTGGTATGCCGAAAAACTTCCAGGATACAGCCAAAACGATCATCCAACAGCATTTACGTCGAAGCACGTCGG GTAATAATAGTCCATCATCACCATTAACGTCGCAAAGTCCAAAACTATTGCTTAGTCCGAATCAAGGACCCTTAAGTCTACAAAATTATTCTA GTCAAAGATCTCGTCAATCTTCCGTTGAAAGTCAACCGATGAACACCGAGGAGGTGTACCGAAATTTGCGTAAGACAACGGCTGAAATTCAGAACTATAGTTTCGAGACGAAATTGGATCGGGACTCGAACAGTAAAGATTCGGGCATTAGTCAAATGTGTGATCAGCAAGCCGATCATCTGTCATTGGTAACGGGACTGAATGGTCACATGTTGATGAAAAAGGATGACTCGTGTAACGGCTCAAAGTCACAATCGGCAACCACAACGGAATCGAATACGCCGGAGAATACAGTTCGCTTAGATACCATTGATGCTAATCATAAGACCCTAACTAGTCAGAAGTATGTGGCCAATTTTGTGGTTTCGCAAACCGGTGAATTAATATTTGATG GTGATCTGGAAGAGAGTGAAATTGTCAAAACGGCAACTATGCTATCGTTGGACTCGCCTACAGACGCGACACTGCAAGTATTAAATAACCTGGGTGATTGTATTAGGCACGGTAACTGTGAATTGCCGATCAAACACTTTAA AGCAATAATGAAGGCGTTACTCATATTGGTCGATTCGCCGCAACATGAAATTGTGATCGCCGTTATCAAGGTGTTGGCCAAAATCATGCGTAGCGAACCGATGAAGCTCACGTGGCTGAACTTTTTagaattgttgttgttaaaaatCATCGACTGTTACAAAATGAGCAAAGAA ACTTCCAGAGAAATTGACTTCATTCTGCCGCGCATAGCGAACCATCTCCCATTCGAACCCACATTCAACATTCTGTATTCCATCATCGGCACCGGTGAATATCCGACCAATCTCTGTGCAATCAAATTGTTAACCGAATTGGTTGATGCGAAGGGAACTGGAATTACCGATAAGCAATTGGATTCAATTATGTCGGTCCTTGCATTG CGGACGGATGAGAATCAATCAATGGTGAGGAAGGCAGCCGTATTCTGTATCGTTCGGCTGTATGTTCGGCTTGGAGAAGAACGTGTTAGACCAAAATTTTCGCTTTTGAATTCGAGCAAAATCAG aCTGCTCGACGTTTACATTGCGAAGTACCAACAACAATCGCTGAAACAGTCGTCATGA
- the LOC119073991 gene encoding CLIP-associating protein isoform X12, producing MAYHKPQNIDDFVLLMAKADMRVKAQLAEDLVAYLSDMENSIVSNDLGLLVDNLMPWLIGSHFKIAQRALEAFTELIGRLGQDFSAYTPTVLPQVVDRLGDSRETVREKAQLLLFKLMESRVLLPQQLLDKLIYCFKHKNSKIREEFLQTIVSTLNEYGTQSLSVKAYIQPIVSLLGDPTSTVRDAAIQTLVEIYKHVGDKLRIDLRKKDIHPTKMAALEHKFDEVRQDGLLLPSALRSAMEPDETDTPSAAKPRIMKRTPATLPCPKKLTLDIATPGDAGAVTWEVFEASFEVVPQLTIFSPKDIEDNLKAMNVIIGNKNMDWEKRVDALRKIRSLLIMDQAIFSTYFKDLSIAFLDILKELRSQVIREACITIAFMSKTLKSKLDGFCVYIVQELINLVPNSVKVIASAGSIALKFVIKYTHAPKLIPIITQNLIQSKSKDIRSNLCEILGLLFDDWAPRSMEKYLPNLKESLIKGIADADSDARKYSRRNFWSFKRHFPDAGDQIYSNLDPSVQRALDRERDTATNAGFRSISAVDTAAVQRARARAQYSNMARMKVTAGTASLPRAKKLVNNVATPQQASPEHRSVSRRTSGVSQSQPASRSTSPSSRSQYSTYSGYRQTGTIPKKSSGIPRSVSNSRETSPTRTPMGSIKRLPYQTSSPRRDRPPINPTRPVLAQKILQASREAENALADALSPDDFDPSSEMGRLNLNRKVSRDESDESEASSVCSERSFDSYRRNDSGSWNGSRNKLDSQRLIEDIDTIIVYCSSTHWGERKDGLTSLTTYLSDGNILTPDQLQTVLDLFRKMFMDSHTKVYALFLDSVNELILSHSNDLHDWLFILLTRLFNKLGTELLGSMHGKIWKTLQLVHEYFPPDLQMHASFRIICDAAQTPSTKTKIAQLKFLTDLATTYCTATEFPTQSPADKAITKIVQMAVDQKSLELRNQARSCIISLYNCSTPNMTAFLSGMPKNFQDTAKTIIQQHLRRSTSGNNSPSSPLTSQSPKLLLSPNQGPLSLQNYSSQRSRQSSVESQPMNTEEVYRNLRKTTAEIQNYSFETKLDRDSNSKDSGISQMCDQQADHLSLVTGLNGHMLMKKDDSCNGSKSQSATTTESNTPENTVRLDTIDANHKTLTSQKYVANFVVSQTGELIFDGDLEESEIVKTATMLSLDSPTDATLQVLNNLGDCIRHGNCELPIKHFKAIMKALLILVDSPQHEIVIAVIKVLAKIMRSEPMKLTWLNFLELLLLKIIDCYKMSKETSREIDFILPRIANHLPFEPTFNILYSIIGTGEYPTNLCAIKLLTELVDAKGTGITDKQLDSIMSVLALRTDENQSMVRKAAVFCIVRLYVRLGEERVRPKFSLLNSSKIRLLDVYIAKYQQQSLKQSS from the exons ATGGCATATCataaaccacaaaacataGACGACTTTGTGCTGTTAATGGCCAAAGCAGATATGCGAGTGAAGGCCCAATTGGCCGAAGATCTTGTTGCTTATCTGAGTGatatggaaaattcaattgtgtCAAATGATTTGGGATTACTGGTGGATAACTTGATGCCATGGTTGATTGGAAGTCATTTTAAG ATTGCACAGCGAGCCCTCGAAGCTTTCACAGAACTAATTGGTAGACTTGGTCAAGACTTTAGCGCATACACACCAACCGTTTTACCGCAAGTGGTCGATCGGTTAGGTGACAGCCGTGAGACTGTACGAGAAAAAGCACAACTTCTGCTCTTCAAATTGATGGAAAGTCGTGTGCTGTTGCCACAACAACTGTTggacaaattaatttattgcttcaaacacaaaaattccaaaatacGAGAAGAATTCCTCCAAACTATCGTCAGCACGTTGAATGA aTACGGCACACAATCGCTGTCAGTGAAAGCCTATATTCAGCCAATAGTTTCACTACTTGGAGATCCAACGTCTACTGTTCGTGATGCTGCAATTCAAACTCTAGTAGAGATTTACAAACATGTTG GTGATAAGCTTCGCATAGACTTAAGGAAAAAGGATATTCATCCAACAAAAATGGCGGCATTGGAACACAAATTCGACGAAGTTCGTCAAGACGGCCTTTTACTACCATCAGCCCTGAGAAGCGCCATGGAACCGGATGAAACAGACACACCTTCTGCGGCGAAGCCCAGAATAATGAAACGCACACCAGCAACACTCCCGTGCCCTAAAAAGTTGACTCTAGACATTGCCACTCCCGGTGATGCTGGTGCAGTGACATGGGAAGTATTTGAGGCTTCGTTTGAAGTGGTGCCGCAATTAACGATCTTTAGTCCGAAAGATATTGAAGACAATCTGAAAGCCATGAACGTTATTATCGGTAACAAGAATATGGACTGGGAGAAACGGGTCGACGCATTGCGTAAAATTCGGTCGTTGTTGATTATGGATCAGGCTATATTCAGTACATACTTCAAAGATCTGTCGATCGCTTTTCTGGACATTTTGAAAGAGCTTCGGTCGCAAGTGATTCGCGAGGCATGCATAACGATAGCATTTATGAGCAAGACGCTCAAATCAAAACTGGACGGTTTCTGCGTTTACATTGTTCAAGAATTGATAAATCTGGTACCCAATTCGGTGAAGGTCATCGCATCCGCTGGTTCCATTGCGCTGAAATTCGTCATCAAATACACTCACGCACCGAAACTCATACCGATTATCACACAGAATCTCATCCAATCAAAGTCAAAAGATATTCGCTcaaatttgtgtgaaattcTCGGTTTATTGTTCGACGATTGGGCGCCGCGTTCGATGGAGAAATATTTGCCAAATTTGAAGGAAAGTCTTATCAAAGGGATTGCCGATGCGGATTCCGATGCCAGGAAATACAGCAGAAG AAATTTCTGGAGTTTCAAACGTCATTTTCCGGATGCTGGCGACCAAATCTATTCGAACTTGGATCCGTCCGTGCAACGGGCATTGGACCGTGAACGGGACACCGCAACAAACG CTGGTTTTCGCAGTATATCCGCAGTCGACACAGCAGCTGTTCAACGAGCGAGAGCACGAGCGCAGTACTCGAATATGGCTAGGATGAAGGTTACAGCCGGTACAGCTTCGTTAC CTCGAGCGAAGAAACTTGTAAACAATGTTGCAACGCCGCAACAAGCTTCGCCAGAACACCGATCTGTTTCCCGGCGCACTTCTGGTGTGTCACAGTCACAAC CTGCATCGCGAAGCACATCACCGTCGTCTCGGTCACAGTACAGCACCTATTCTGGCTATCGACAAACTGGTACTATTCCCAAGAAATCTTCTGGCATTCCACGATCCGTATCAAACTCACGCGAAACGAGTCCAACTCG GACGCCAATGGGTTCCATTAAACGTTTGCCGTATCAGACAAGTAGTCCTCGTAGAGATCGTCCACCGATCAATCCAACTCGACCGGTTCTGGCGCAGAAAATTCTTCAAGCTAGTCGTGAGGCAGAAAATGCACTGGCCGATGCTCTG TCACCCGATGATTTTGATCCGTCGTCGGAAATGGGCCGCCTGAATTTGAATCGAAAAGTATCTCGCGATGAATCGGATGAAAGTGAAGCGTCGTCAGTGTGTTCGGAAAGGAGTTTTGATTCGTACAGACGGAATGAT TCTGGGTCGTGGAATGGATCAAGAAATAAGCTGGACAGTCAAAGGTTGATCGAAGACATCGACACGATAATTGTGTATTGCTCATCCACGCATTGGGGTGAACGAAAAGATGGACTCACCAGCTTGACTACTTATTTGTCGGACGGAAACATATTGACACCGGACCAGTTGCAG ACCGTTTTGGATTTGTTTCGGAAAATGTTCATGGACAGTCACACCAAGGTCTACGCCCTATTTCTGGACAGCGTCAATGAACTGATTCTGTCTCACTCGAATGACCTACACGATTGGCTGTTCATTTTACTCACACGGCTATTCAATAAGTTGGGCACAGAGCTGTTGGGCTCGATGCATGGCAAAATTTGGAAGACGCTGCAACTGGTGCACGAATATTTTCCGCCGGATTTGCAAATGCACGCTTCATTCAG AATAATCTGCGATGCGGCCCAGACTCCATCAACGAAAACGAAGATTGCACAGCTAAAGTTTCTGACGGATTTGGCGACCACCTATTGCACAGCCACCGAATTTCCCACTCAATCACCAGCTGACAAAGCAATAACGAAAATCGTACAAATGGCCGTTGATCAGAAAAGTTTGGAATTGCGGAACCAGGCACGATCCTGCATCATTTCATTGTATAATTGCAGCACACCGAAT ATGACCGCGTTCCTGTCTGGTATGCCGAAAAACTTCCAGGATACAGCCAAAACGATCATCCAACAGCATTTACGTCGAAGCACGTCGG GTAATAATAGTCCATCATCACCATTAACGTCGCAAAGTCCAAAACTATTGCTTAGTCCGAATCAAGGACCCTTAAGTCTACAAAATTATTCTA GTCAAAGATCTCGTCAATCTTCCGTTGAAAGTCAACCGATGAACACCGAGGAGGTGTACCGAAATTTGCGTAAGACAACGGCTGAAATTCAGAACTATAGTTTCGAGACGAAATTGGATCGGGACTCGAACAGTAAAGATTCGGGCATTAGTCAAATGTGTGATCAGCAAGCCGATCATCTGTCATTGGTAACGGGACTGAATGGTCACATGTTGATGAAAAAGGATGACTCGTGTAACGGCTCAAAGTCACAATCGGCAACCACAACGGAATCGAATACGCCGGAGAATACAGTTCGCTTAGATACCATTGATGCTAATCATAAGACCCTAACTAGTCAGAAGTATGTGGCCAATTTTGTGGTTTCGCAAACCGGTGAATTAATATTTGATG GTGATCTGGAAGAGAGTGAAATTGTCAAAACGGCAACTATGCTATCGTTGGACTCGCCTACAGACGCGACACTGCAAGTATTAAATAACCTGGGTGATTGTATTAGGCACGGTAACTGTGAATTGCCGATCAAACACTTTAA AGCAATAATGAAGGCGTTACTCATATTGGTCGATTCGCCGCAACATGAAATTGTGATCGCCGTTATCAAGGTGTTGGCCAAAATCATGCGTAGCGAACCGATGAAGCTCACGTGGCTGAACTTTTTagaattgttgttgttaaaaatCATCGACTGTTACAAAATGAGCAAAGAA ACTTCCAGAGAAATTGACTTCATTCTGCCGCGCATAGCGAACCATCTCCCATTCGAACCCACATTCAACATTCTGTATTCCATCATCGGCACCGGTGAATATCCGACCAATCTCTGTGCAATCAAATTGTTAACCGAATTGGTTGATGCGAAGGGAACTGGAATTACCGATAAGCAATTGGATTCAATTATGTCGGTCCTTGCATTG CGGACGGATGAGAATCAATCAATGGTGAGGAAGGCAGCCGTATTCTGTATCGTTCGGCTGTATGTTCGGCTTGGAGAAGAACGTGTTAGACCAAAATTTTCGCTTTTGAATTCGAGCAAAATCAG aCTGCTCGACGTTTACATTGCGAAGTACCAACAACAATCGCTGAAACAGTCGTCATGA